The sequence CTCGCCCTGGAGCATCGACAGGCGGCCGGTGACGCGGGTGGCGTTGTCCTGGTCGTCCCACAGATCGGGGGCGGCGACCTGCTCGCTGAGGTCGGCGATCTCGCGACGCATCTCATCCAGGTCGAGGACCTGGCCGATGGTGCTCATGGTCGCCTTGAGCTGCTTGATCTCTTGGTCGAAGTCGGTGGCTGCCACAAGGGGCAACACTACGGCCCGGTGCCGCGGGGCGTCGATTCACCTCAACCGCCCGGAGCCAGCTGGTGTGGCTCCGGGCGGTCGGTGCGTCGGGGGTCCAACCCGACGCGTGCGCTCCCGGACTGGGAAGAGGGGAGCACACTTGTCTGTGGAGATGCGCCAACCGCGGACTTGGTTGTCGGTCTGAGGAGATCAGGGCGTCACGACGGTGACCGCGGCCGTGCTGCTGGCGGCCACGACGGGCTTCATGGGACTCCCGGGCAGGTGCAGCGGCAGGTCGACAGGCGCGCTGAGGGTGACAGTGACGGAACGGTCGAGGGTGTTGACCCGCGCGTCGACCTCGAGCCCGGGATAGGTGCGGTGGGCACCGACGGACGCGAGGTAGGCGACGACCACCTTCTTGACGGCTCCGGGCTCCTGCAGCAACCGCTCCTGATCGAGCCCGGCGTCGGCATACACGCCGGCGGCACCGAGGTCGGCGCTGCGCAGGGCGGCACCGTCGGCGAGGGTGTTGAGGCTCTGGCGCTGGAGATAGGCGCTGGAGGCGTTGATGACCACGGCGACCCCCATCAGGAGCACCGTCGCGAGCCCGAGGATCAGCGGGATGGTCGATCCGCACTCGTCGCGCCGGCTCACGGCCCGCCCTCCCCCGCCTCAGGTATGGCGACGAACTGCCCGATCGGCACGGTGTGGGTCGCCGTCAGGCGGAACGAGCGCCGCCCCTGGGCGAGCACCTCTGGCAGGAACGGGATCGTGACGCCCGACTCCACCCGCAGGGTGATGACCGATGTGCCCGTGTGGCAGTTGTCGGGGAACGGCTCGCAGCTGATCGACACCTTCCCGGACTGTCCCATGACCCCTTGGTCGAGCAGGGTCTGCTCGACGACAGCCTGGGCTCGCGCTGCACCGACGCTGTCGTCGGGCGCGAGCGCATAGGCCCGGGCGGCCGCGCGAGCAGCACCATTGAGGGCGAACGCACCGCGCTGGACCTCGAAGACCGAGAGCACGATCCAGGTGATCGGGATGAAGAGGATCAGCCCGACCCAGCAGAACTCGACGAGGGCGCTGCCGGATTCTCCCGACGCTCCGGCCCGGGAGGGGTGGCTCACGGCGCACCCTCGATGATCGCGTTGCCGCTGGCTGAGAGCGCGATCGCGGGGCCACCGAGGCCGAGCGCCGGCACCTCGGCGTGGATGACGACCTCGTAGGCCGGGGCGCCAGCGATGGCGACCTCGCGGACGACGATGTCGCGGGCGAACCTCTCGTTCAGCGTGCCCGCGATCTGCTCACTCGCCTTGGCGTGCCCGTCTGCCGGTGAGGCCCCCATGACCGCGGCTCGCCGCGCCCCCTCGGCCGCGGCCGAGGAGAGCGTGTTTCGCACGTGCAGCACGAGGGAGAGCTGGAGCAGCGCCGCGAACATCGGCAGCAGCACCACCAGGATCATCACGAAGTCGACGACTGCGCTGCCCCGCTCGGACCCGTGACGCCACTGGGCGCTCGCGGTCACTCCACCGACGCGAACGCGCGGGAGAGCAGTGCCTTGAGGGGCTCCTCGGCGAACGTGAAGATCACGATGGCCAGGCCCACGGTCATGACCGTGACCATCACCCAGCCAGGCACGTCTCCGCGTTCGTCGCGGCGACGTCGCGCAGCGACCGCGAGGTAGAGCGTCAGGAGTTGGGAAGCGGCTGGGTCTTTCATCGGGATCCCCGTTCGGTCGGTCGGTAGGTCGTTGCTTGCAGCGGCACGGACGTTCACGGCACCACCAGGCTCAGGCCGATGGCACCAGGGAAGAACGCGAAGAGGACGGTCACCGGCAGCACCAGGAAGACGACCGGAGCCATCATGAAGACCTCCTTGCGGGCGGCGGTCTCGATCAGCTCGCGCCGGCCGGCCTCGCGGACGTCTGCAGCCTGGGCGTGGAGCACGTCGGCCAGGGGGGTCCCTCGTTCGATCGCGACCGAGATCCCGCTCGCGAAGCGCGCGACCAGGGGCAGCCCGGTGCCGGCCGCCAGCGCGTCGAACCCGGCTGAGACCGGGGTGCCGGTGCGGATCCGGGCCAGTACCCGGCCCAGGTCGGCCGAGAGCTCGCCACCACTTCGCCGTACGACACGGTCGAGCGCAGCGACCGGGCTCTCACCCGCCGCGACCGCCAGCGCGAGGAGCTCAGCGACGGTCGGGAACTCGGCGACGATCTGCCGTTCACGGTTGTTCGCCTGGGTGCTCAAGCGGTTGTCGCGCGCCAGCACACCCGCGACGAAGCCGAAGCAGCACAGGAGCAGTGCCCCGACGGGACTGACGTCGTGGGTCAGGGCGCGCACCAGGCTGAGCGCAGCAACCACGGCGAAGCCTGCAAGTCCCCACAGGACCTGCTCGATGCGGAACTCGTGGACGGTCTTGGCGAGGGCGGCGCGCTGGAGTCGGCGCTGCACCGACGTCGCTCCGCCCAGCGCCCTCTCGACCATGTCGGCGGCCGACCGCAGGAACGGTCCGAAGACCCCGGCCGCGGCGGCGGTGGGCGACGACGAGCTCGCCTTGAGGGCGGGCGTGCGACCGACCTGGGGCAGGTCGCGCACGTAGGGCAGCACGCGCAAGGCCAGCTGGGGGCGCCGGATGGTCGACACCCGAGCAGCGACGAGCAGCACCCCGGCGGCGAACGTCGCCCCGAGGACCAGTCCCCACAAGGTCGCGCTCATGCCAGGATGCGCCTCTCGACCGGCAGCCGACCGATGCGCATCATCAACCGGTAGGCGATCAGGCAGACGGCCCCACCCACCGCCAGGACCAGGACGCCGGGGCCGGACGAATAGGCGGTGATGGAGCCGGTCTGGAACGACATGAGCAGCAGGACCGCCCACGGCGCTGCCACCGCGAGCCGGGCCCCGTTGACCGTCCACGCCTGCCGCGACTCCATCTCCGAGCGTGTGCGTGCCTCGTCGCGGAGATAGCCGGAGAGGTTGCGCAGCAGGCGTCCCAGCTCGCCGCCGCCCACCTCGCGAGCGATGCGGAGTCCCTCCACGACGCGGTCGCCGACCGGGTCGGCGAGACGGTCCTTGAGCCGATCGAGCGACTCGTGGAACCGGCCGGTGACCTGGTAGTCGAGGGCGAATGCCTCGAACGAGTCCCGCAGTGCCTCGGGTCCGTTGGTGCCGAGGGCGGCGAGAGCGTCGGGCAGGGACAGTCCGGCGCGTACGGCGCTGGCCAGGTTGTCGACGGCGTCCGGCCACACCTCGGCGAACTCGCGTTGGCGTCTCGCGGCCCGTTGCTTGACGATCGCGACTGGCGCATACCCGGCCATCAGGGCAAACACGACTGCGATCGGCACTGTCCGCGAGACCGCCTGGATCACGACGAACGTGACGGCGCCGAAGACGACGCACAGTGCCACCAGGCTCGTCACCGACACGTCGCCGAGGCCGGCTCGGGCGAGCAGCTGTCGTCCCCGTCCGCCACCGGGCTTCGGCGCGCGCGGCGACCGCGGTACGGCGAAGGCCGACCAGATCAACAGCAGACCCACCCCGAGGGCCAGACCGACGAGGGCGCCCATCAGCGCCCGCCGTTGAGGAGCGCGTGCAGGTCGATGCCGACGCGTTCGAAGCGCTCGAGCCGCGACGGCACTCCGGCACCGCGACGCAGCTCGCCGCCGCCGCGCTCGAAGATGGGCTCCACCTCGATGATGTCGTTCTCGACACGTCCCGGCACCGAGACGATCTCGTTGACTCGGCGAACGCCCTGGGCGTCGATGCCCAGGTGCACCACCAGGTCGACCGAGCTGGCCACCGTCGGCACCACGAACCTCGCCGAGATGTTCTCCCCCGCGAGCAGCGGAAGCGTGCACATCTTCACCAGCGCCTCGCGCGCACTGTTGGCGTGCAAGGTGCACATCCCGGGCAGTCCGGCATTCAGGGCCAGCAGCAGGTCGAGACACTCCTCGGCTCGCACCTCGCCGACGATGATCCGGCTGGGCCGCATACGAAGGGCCTCCTTGACCAGCTCTCGCAGCTGCACAGAGCCGGTTCCCTCGAGCCCTGCTTGTCGGGTCTGCATCGGCACCCAGTCCGGGTGGTTGAACTGGAGCTCGAAGACCTCTTCTGCCGAGATGACCCGGTCCCCACCTGGGATCGAGGACGCCAGGCAGTTGAGGAACGTGGTCTTGCCTGCCTGCGTCCCGCCAGCCACCAGCACGTTGAGTCCGGCCCGGATCGAGGCGTCGAGGAAGTCGGCCGCCGCTGGGGTGAGGCTGCCGAGCTCGACCAGGTCGTGCAGGCGTCGAGCCCTCACCACGAACTTGCGGATGTTGACGGCCGAGAACCCGCGACTGATCCCCTCCAGGACGACGTGGAGGCGGTGCCCTTGAGGAAGCATCGCGTCGACGAACGTAGGCGATACGTTAAGCGTTATGAGCACCGCCATCCTTTACTTACGCCAGTCCAAGGCGAAGGACGATTCGATCTCTATCGACCTGCAACGCGCTGCCTGCCTCGCCCACTGCCAGCGTCAGGGTTATGAGGTCATCGAGGAAGTGGTCGAAGAGGGTGTCTCAGGATTCCGCGACTGGCGCAAGCGACCGGAGTTCCACCGCGTCGTCGAGTCCAGGGCTGACGTCGTAGTTGTCTATCGGTGGTCGCGCCTGTCACGTAAGCGGCTGGACCAGGCGCAGCTGATCGACATGCTCGGGACGGTCGAGTCGGCGACCGAGCCGATAGACCCGACCACGGCGGGTGGCCGGTTCGCTCGCGAGCAGTTCCTCTCGTTCGCTGCGTTCGAGTCGGACCTCAAGAGCGAGCAGTGGAAGGAGGCGCTCAACCATCGAGCCGAGCGCGGCCTACCCAAGAACGGACAGCCGAGGTACGGATACGCCAAGCGCGAGGACGGCCACTACTCCCCCGACCCCATCACCGGACCGATCTTGCACGAGATGTACATCCGCTACATCGGAGGCGCGGGGTTACAGGTCCTGTGCGGCTGGCTCAACGATGCGGGGCACACGACGCAGCGCGGGAACGCGTGGACCGTGCAGACGTTGCGCCGTCTGTTGGAGTCGGGTTTCGGCGCCGGCCTGCTCGTTCAGGACACGAGAACAACGGGACGCGAGACGTCGTGGATCGAAGGCGCCCACGACGGAGTGATCAGTAGGGACGAGTGGCAGGCGTACCTCGACGTGAGGGGCAAGCGGAAGACCGTCGCGCCTAAGCGTCGAATCGCGCGGTGGCACTTGGCGGGGCTCGCGATCTGCGGCCTGTGTGGCAACCGCATGATCGTCACGACGCTGAAGGAGGGGAAGTCGCAGGCGCTCTGCTCCGGCTACCACAACTCACGGTCCTGCACGGGCGTGTGGATCAAGCGTCAGGTGCTGGAACACCGGGTCGCGCTATGGCTCGGCGCGCACATCGAGGACTTCCCTGAGAGGGACGTGACAGGCGGGGACGAGGCGAACGTCGTTAGTGATTTAGAGGAACGTCTAGCCGGGGTCCAGGCGCGTCTAGTGCGGCTCGCGGAGGGATACGCGGACGGCACTCTGGACACGGAGGGTTACCGGGGAGCACAGGCGAACGCCCTGGACGAGCGGACGAAGATCGAGACCGCGCTGCGTGACGCACGCGAGGAGGTCAGGCTCAGCGCGCCCATCAACATTGATGAGTTCTCGCGCCTGGAGGTCGGCGACGTCTCACCCGGCGAGTGGAACACCCTGCTCGGGCGGGTCCTCCGGCGCGTCGAGGTTTTCGGTGATCGTCTCGTGCTGGTGCCCGTCGTTGGCGACCAGGTGGAGATTCCCCGCTCGTGAGTCGTGAAACGTCCTGACGCGTATGTAGACGTCGCCCCATGCGGGAACGCACCGCGACAGGACCCACAGGATCAGGGCGACGCCGAGCATCACCGGTGGTGCTCCGCCCAAAGCCTCGATCATGGTGGCCTGCTCTCGTGATGGCGACAGGTTCCTTACCTGTCAAGACCATCGTCCCCGACTTCGCCGACAAGACACTGCACTTGTCCCCTGAGTTATCCCCAGCGACTGTGGACAACTGGCAGGCCACAGGCCTCTGACCTGCGGAAACACTGACCATCGGACTTGGCGCGGGCATCCTCGAAGTAGAACCGGATGCGTGCGTTCATTCGCGTCCGCAAGACGAAAAACCTGCTCTGACCTGCGACAACGTCAGGCGCAGCAGGCGCTTGAACCGCTCGGTCGGGTCTCGTTACGGATGTAGGTGATGATCCTCCCGGATCTTGCCCTGGTCGTAGAAGAGGACATCGCCCTCGGCGTGGCACTCAACTTCGAGGGATGGTGCGTGCCGACCGTGCGTGGCCCGTCGTGCGGCCTGTCGTGCGGCCAACGGTGCAAGCGTGACGACACCGCCGAGCTGCTCCCTACGTATGAGCTGGACCAGGTCCACGCCCACATTCGGAAACGGCGCGGCCTGCGTGCTGGTGGATTACCTGCCCGACGCCCAGTGAGAACCGTTTTCAAATCAATTTGCGAATTTTTTTCAGCGTGGTCGAACCCACTCGCACCGGGCGATTCCGGCACTCAAGGTCCTAGAAGTAGGTCCAAATGTGCGGGCGAGTCGATCGATGATTCTTGTAACCGGCCGCGATGAAGTTCCGACAGGGAGGGAGCGGTCGGAGGCAGAAGCGGAACAACACCGCCTAGAAAGCCAAGCTCGATGTCATACCCCGCCCTGAGCGCGGGCGACGCTGATCGGGTGGACGCCGGACGGGCCATGCCGCCTATTGCCGGCGATCTGCTCTAGGCGATCTGCGCGGGCTCGTGCGCGGGTTAACGGCTCAGGGTACGGACCCAGTGGGGAGCCGATGAGCAGACCGAACCCCGGAGGCGGGGTCGGCACCCTACGAGCGTTTCGGCCCTGCCCTCCGTCCCATCCACAACCACGCAGAGAAGGTCCAATGACCACACACGCCACGACCGAGCAAGACCTCATCGTCAGCCTCATCTCCGACCTCGCTTTGATCAAGGGCGAGCTGGAGTCCATGGGCATCAGCGTCGGCATCGAGGTCGGCGCTCGTTGGCCGGAAGAACAGTAGGCGACCACCTCGGCCAGCGAAGTGCTTTCTCGCTGCCCGGGGTTGTCGTGCATTTGTCGGACACCTCTCAGGCGTATTCACAAACAACTGGAGACCATTGAAAGTAATGATGGAATATAGTTAACGCCGAAACTTAGCACGACGACATCAAAGACGCTGAACGGCTAACCGCTGTTTGGCGTCTCTTCATTCACACTGGAGATCCCTTGATTACCCCAATTGTAATGAACGTACCCGAGGCGGCGGAGTACCTGCGTCTCAGTCCCAGCACGATCCGCAAGATGATAGCCGCGGATGAACTTAAGTCAACGATGCTTCGCGGACAGATCCGCATCCTCAAGGAAGACCTGGATGCGCTGTTCGAGGCGCATGACTAAAGAGCCACCGGCCCCGGAGGAGGAATGAAGCCGGTGGCCCTTCTTTGTTAGCACCCAATTTATGGAGATGAAGTAATGCAAGACAATAATATCGCAGCATTTGATAGCCACCCTCAGTCCGAGGGCACACCAACGATCCTCGCGGCCGTCAAACCCCACCGACCCCAGGACATGATCAACCTGATGCGGGCCCGACACGAAGCCACTACTGATGCCGTAGCGGCGCAGATCATCGCCGAAGACGCGCTGCGCGACCGGTACTGCTGGACCAGCGGAGTCGGCTGGTTGAGATACGAGCACGGCGTCTGGACCGAGACATCGGAGGCGACCGTCATCGAACGAATTCGCCGCGCCGTGATCGATTGGCGCTACATCGAATCCAGCACTGGTGCCGATGCGGAGCGCCAGATGCGCTTGAAAGCTCTACTCGGACGCAATCGCATCGCAGCAATCGCGTCGCTCTCGCGCGGGATCGTCCAGGAAGAGACATCGGCGTTCGACGCCCATCCCGACCTGTTAAACGTCCGGAATGGGGTGGTTGACCTCCGCACGGGACAGCTACAGCCGCACGACCCGTCTCTCTTGTTAACGAAGATTGCGTCGTGTGACTACATCTCTGGCGAGTCGCATTGCGACTGGACGACTGCGTTGGGGAGCATGCCGACCGGGGTGGCCGAGTGGATGCAGATCCGGATTGGTCAAGCGTCTACCGGCTACATGACCTCCGATGACATCCTGCCGGTGCTACAGGGCGGCGGCGAGAACGGCAAGACCACCGTCATATCGGCCATCGAGCGCGTGCTTGGCACGCATGCTCGCAAGGTGCCTGACCGAGTGCTTTTGGGAAACCACAACGACCACCCGACCGAGATGATGACCTTGCGCGGGGTGCGGTTCGCCCTGATCGAGGAGACGCCGGAAGCTCGCCACCTCAACGTCAAACGCTTGAAGGACCTGTTGGGCACGCCCACGATCACGGCGAGGGCGATCGCCCGGGACAACGTGACCTGGGACGCCACGCACTCGCTCTTCCTGACGACGAACTACGCGCCCCGGATCGACGAGGTTGACCATGGGACGTGGCGTCGGCTCGCGATGGTCAGGTTCCCGTACACCTACGTCACGACGCCCCAGAAGGACGAGGAACGGAGGGGTGACCCGCACCTCCGCGACCGTCTCCGCGACGGCCTACAAGGCCAGCACGAGGCCGTCCTCGCCTGGATCGTCGAGGGCGCGGTGAGGTGGTACTCCGCAGACCGGCGCATCCCGACACCACCGGTACAGGTGTTCACAGACACCAGGAAGTGGCGAGGCGAAGCCGACATGGTCTTCGCCTTCGTCGAGGAGTGCATCGAGTTCGACTCCGACGCGATGGTCACGACCACAGACCTCTTGGCGCAGTTCAACGACTGGCTGCTGCAGCGCGGAGCACACAGCTGGTCTGACCAGACCTTCTCGGCCAGGTTCGCCACGCATCCGACCGTCGCCGAGCACTCAGTCTCGAAGGCGCGCACGACGAAGCTCGACGCCATCACGCGCAGGTCCGGACCACTGGCCTTCAACAAGGAGCCGTTGACGGGTCGCCAGAGTGTCTGGGTTGGTGTCCGGTTCGAGCGGTCGTGACAGGGGTGACAAGGGGTCTTAGGTCGTTCCGACAAAGACAAAGATGGGAAACGACCAAAGGTCCCTTGGCACCTTTGTCACTCCGCCTAAGAGGTGTACGCGACAGTCATGCAGGTGTACTTAAAGGGGGTGCTTGGTCGTGATGGTCTGCGACATCGTGAACTGGGACGACTTCGCCATGGCACGACCGGATCTGCGGGCGCTGGAGCGCCTCGTGGTGGGGCGCGCTCGGACCGAGGCACTGCGCGATGGGCCTTGGTGCGTGGACGTCTTCTGGACGATGGAGGTTGCGCCGCTGCTGGGTGTACTGATTCCTGCCGGCGAGTGGCGCGAGCTGGCTGATGGCTATCTCCGACGCACGGTCGAGACATACGCCGGGTGCCGGAGCTGCGGCTTCCAGCACTCGACCGCGTGGGCCGAGGAGGCGCCAGGATGATCGTCGCGATGGTAATGGCCGGGCTGGGGGTCGGCGCGTGGGCTGCGAGCCACGACCTGGTCATCTTCATCGGCGAGCGGCTGCGACGTGAGTAGCGCCTGGCAGGGTGGCTCGACCAGCGCGTGGCGAAAGGTCCGCGCCATGGTCCTCACTCGCGACGATCACAAGTGCCGGTTGAGGACCAGCAGCAAATGCACCAATGTGGCAGATACCGTCCACCACACGCAATCGCGCAGCGTTGTGGGCGACGATCCCAGGCATCTCATCGCCGCATGTGGCGCGTGCAACTTTTCGTTCGGTGACCCGGCCCAAGAGAAGTACGGCGACCCGGCCGTTACGCCGCGCACGCGCTGGTAACAACGGGCAATTTGGCGTCATCCACCATTCCCCTATCGGGCCCGGGTTTTTCCCTTGACATGGACCCCGCCTAGACACCGCCCTGTCCCTTTTTCTCTCCGGGCATTGTGGAAAACTGATCGATAATTGATCAATGGCAACTCCACCCGATCCCACATCGCTGGCCGAAGCTGTCCGCGAAACCCTCGACGCGATTCCGCGTGACCCTCGTGATGCTGCGCTTCGTGGCCTTCTCGTGCGATATGCCGACGAGGTCGACGCAGGTGGATTTCTCGACAAGTACGGCAGCCGGATCCTGTCCGCCTTACACGCCCTCGAGGCCACGCCTCGGGCACGCCGGGACCGGCCGGCACCGGATTCCGCCTGGGACGAACTCGGAGCGTTCTTTGACCGCGCTGCTGGGCAGTGAGACACCTCGGCTAGCAACGCCGCCGCTGCACCACCTGACACCCGACACGAGCTTGGGCTTCGAGGTCATCGCCTTCTCCGAGAGGTTCTGCCGAGTCGAGCTCATGCCCTGGCAGCGGTGGTGGCTGATCCACGCCCTCGAACTCCGCCCGGACGGACGCCTCCGCTTCCGCCGCATCCTCACGCTCGTCTCGCGACAGAACGGAAAGACCCACCTGTTGAAGCTGGTCGCCTTGTGGGCGATGGTCTCCGGCCGAGCACAGCTCGTCCTTGGTGTCGCACAAGACCTCGTGACCGCCCGAGAGTCGTGGCAGGGCACCATCGACCTCACCGAGCACCACCCGGCGCTCACGGCATTGAGGGGTAAGAATGCCGTCCGGCTCTCAACCGGCGATCTCGCGTTTACGTTGACCAACGGGGCGCGCTACAAGATCGCCCCGGCTAACGGTCGAGCCGGACGCGGCCTGTCGGTCGACCTCCTGATCCTTGACGAGCTCCGTGAGCACCGCGACGACGCCGCGTGGGCCGCCCTCTCAGCGACGACCACGGCCCGACCCGACGGACTCATCGTCGCTATCTCGAACGCCGGTGAGGAGCGATCGATTGTCCTCAACGGTCTGCGGGACTCCGCACTCGCTGGAGCCGACGAGACGTTGGGGTTGTTCGAGTGGTCCGCGCCCGACAACTGCGAACTCGACGACCCACGCGCATGGGCGCAAGCAAACCCGGGACTCGGGCACACCATCGAGGACCGCACTCTCGCCTCCGCACTCGCCACACTGACCCCCGGCAGGTTCAGGACCGAGCACCTGTGCCAGCGCGTCGAGTCCATCGAGACAGCGATTGACCTCAACGCCTGGCAGGCGTGCGCCGACTCACTCGGCACTATGGACGCCTTACGCGATCGCATCACGCTCTGCCTCGACGTCTCCTCCGACCTCAAACACGTCTCGCTCGTCGCTGCCGGTCAACGCCAGGACGGGCGCGTGCGAGTCGAGCCGGTCGGCGCCTGGGACTCCCCCGACCAAGCACGGGCCGCACTGCCCGACCTCCTGACGCGCATCGACCCCCGAGTCCTCGGGTGGTTCCCGGGTGGACC comes from Nocardioides piscis and encodes:
- a CDS encoding pilus assembly protein TadG-related protein, whose protein sequence is MSRRDECGSTIPLILGLATVLLMGVAVVINASSAYLQRQSLNTLADGAALRSADLGAAGVYADAGLDQERLLQEPGAVKKVVVAYLASVGAHRTYPGLEVDARVNTLDRSVTVTLSAPVDLPLHLPGSPMKPVVAASSTAAVTVVTP
- a CDS encoding TadE/TadG family type IV pilus assembly protein; translation: MTASAQWRHGSERGSAVVDFVMILVVLLPMFAALLQLSLVLHVRNTLSSAAAEGARRAAVMGASPADGHAKASEQIAGTLNERFARDIVVREVAIAGAPAYEVVIHAEVPALGLGGPAIALSASGNAIIEGAP
- a CDS encoding type II secretion system F family protein, with the translated sequence MSATLWGLVLGATFAAGVLLVAARVSTIRRPQLALRVLPYVRDLPQVGRTPALKASSSSPTAAAAGVFGPFLRSAADMVERALGGATSVQRRLQRAALAKTVHEFRIEQVLWGLAGFAVVAALSLVRALTHDVSPVGALLLCCFGFVAGVLARDNRLSTQANNRERQIVAEFPTVAELLALAVAAGESPVAALDRVVRRSGGELSADLGRVLARIRTGTPVSAGFDALAAGTGLPLVARFASGISVAIERGTPLADVLHAQAADVREAGRRELIETAARKEVFMMAPVVFLVLPVTVLFAFFPGAIGLSLVVP
- a CDS encoding type II secretion system F family protein; this encodes MGALVGLALGVGLLLIWSAFAVPRSPRAPKPGGGRGRQLLARAGLGDVSVTSLVALCVVFGAVTFVVIQAVSRTVPIAVVFALMAGYAPVAIVKQRAARRQREFAEVWPDAVDNLASAVRAGLSLPDALAALGTNGPEALRDSFEAFALDYQVTGRFHESLDRLKDRLADPVGDRVVEGLRIAREVGGGELGRLLRNLSGYLRDEARTRSEMESRQAWTVNGARLAVAAPWAVLLLMSFQTGSITAYSSGPGVLVLAVGGAVCLIAYRLMMRIGRLPVERRILA
- a CDS encoding CpaF family protein, with the translated sequence MLPQGHRLHVVLEGISRGFSAVNIRKFVVRARRLHDLVELGSLTPAAADFLDASIRAGLNVLVAGGTQAGKTTFLNCLASSIPGGDRVISAEEVFELQFNHPDWVPMQTRQAGLEGTGSVQLRELVKEALRMRPSRIIVGEVRAEECLDLLLALNAGLPGMCTLHANSAREALVKMCTLPLLAGENISARFVVPTVASSVDLVVHLGIDAQGVRRVNEIVSVPGRVENDIIEVEPIFERGGGELRRGAGVPSRLERFERVGIDLHALLNGGR
- a CDS encoding recombinase family protein; this translates as MSTAILYLRQSKAKDDSISIDLQRAACLAHCQRQGYEVIEEVVEEGVSGFRDWRKRPEFHRVVESRADVVVVYRWSRLSRKRLDQAQLIDMLGTVESATEPIDPTTAGGRFAREQFLSFAAFESDLKSEQWKEALNHRAERGLPKNGQPRYGYAKREDGHYSPDPITGPILHEMYIRYIGGAGLQVLCGWLNDAGHTTQRGNAWTVQTLRRLLESGFGAGLLVQDTRTTGRETSWIEGAHDGVISRDEWQAYLDVRGKRKTVAPKRRIARWHLAGLAICGLCGNRMIVTTLKEGKSQALCSGYHNSRSCTGVWIKRQVLEHRVALWLGAHIEDFPERDVTGGDEANVVSDLEERLAGVQARLVRLAEGYADGTLDTEGYRGAQANALDERTKIETALRDAREEVRLSAPINIDEFSRLEVGDVSPGEWNTLLGRVLRRVEVFGDRLVLVPVVGDQVEIPRS
- a CDS encoding helix-turn-helix domain-containing protein, which encodes MNVPEAAEYLRLSPSTIRKMIAADELKSTMLRGQIRILKEDLDALFEAHD
- a CDS encoding DNA primase family protein gives rise to the protein MINLMRARHEATTDAVAAQIIAEDALRDRYCWTSGVGWLRYEHGVWTETSEATVIERIRRAVIDWRYIESSTGADAERQMRLKALLGRNRIAAIASLSRGIVQEETSAFDAHPDLLNVRNGVVDLRTGQLQPHDPSLLLTKIASCDYISGESHCDWTTALGSMPTGVAEWMQIRIGQASTGYMTSDDILPVLQGGGENGKTTVISAIERVLGTHARKVPDRVLLGNHNDHPTEMMTLRGVRFALIEETPEARHLNVKRLKDLLGTPTITARAIARDNVTWDATHSLFLTTNYAPRIDEVDHGTWRRLAMVRFPYTYVTTPQKDEERRGDPHLRDRLRDGLQGQHEAVLAWIVEGAVRWYSADRRIPTPPVQVFTDTRKWRGEADMVFAFVEECIEFDSDAMVTTTDLLAQFNDWLLQRGAHSWSDQTFSARFATHPTVAEHSVSKARTTKLDAITRRSGPLAFNKEPLTGRQSVWVGVRFERS